The DNA sequence taccaggcagcatagggtacCAGGCTGGTGTATaccctggactggatgccagGGTATTGGAgggcacatatatacacattgaCTAGAGATGCCATCTTAAttgcatgcctttggactgtgggaataTTAAGATAGGTTACAAACTACCCACAGGCAGTCAGATTAGATCAGTCGTCCCCCaatttctttactaattaaatcTAAAAAGGTTTattgtttctttattaaaacttAATTTCttaaggaaaaaaatgtatatttcctTATAATGCTCAATAACTACTTCAGAGAACTGCTGTCAACTAATTTTGTCTTTTGGTGTGCTAGCATTTATAAGAGGATACCTGTAATGTCAGTACACATGGCATTAAGATGCCAGTGACCTTGTGCTTAAGATCTAGGAGTTTTGTAGAACATACGCACGCAGGAAATGCAATGATGTATTACCATGCATTGCTGATAATACACAGCATTGGTTTTGCGTCTTGCTAAAATGCAATAACAAAAACAAGAAGCACCTGTACCAAGTTATCTGactcttttatccaaagcaacttatAACAGAGGACAGGGGCACAATTtatatgtgccccccccccccaaagattgAAACCCACAGCTTTAACATTACTAGCACAAAACTTGTTGAGGTACAGGAGCTGTTTGAATTGCACTCATATACTAAGTCATTATGGAATAGGTGCAAGCATTTCTGTGCTGAATTGACATCCTAGATAATATCAGATCGGAAAATAGATCTGATAAAGCCCCGTATTGTTTGGTCTTCGTGGGTCTTATGCACTTCCCACTTCTCCAGCTCCCTAATAGTCGACAAGCAACCGCCGCAGGTGGTGAAAACGCACTCCAAGTTCTCCACCTCTGTCCGGCTGCTGCTGGGAGAGAAGATGGCCCCGGGACGCCCCGTACATCTCAAAGCCCAGATCATCACGGAAGTGCAGGCCAGGAACCTGGTTCAGATGGGAGCCATGCCATCGTAAGGGCCAAGCACATCACACTGCCAGTGGCGGGTAGCAGGGctcacatctgattggttgggccCGCTTTGGCTTCTGGCTTACAGACATGGCGCAATTATCAGCTACATGCTTCTTGTCCATCAGTGAATCCGTTGCAAGTATTAAAAAAATACTATATAAAGAAAACATACTATATAAAGAAAACATACTATATAAAGAAAACATACTATGTAAAGAAAACATACCATATAAAATACATGCCAGTTGTTTTGAATGAATAGAAGCTACAATATACTGTTATTTACAAGGAAAATTAAATTACTGGCTTCTTCATGTTTTAAGGGAGAATGTCGGAGAGCTGGTCAGCAATACAGCCGTCATGGAACACAATGCAGCTAACAAGAGCACATGCGCCATCTTCAGGAATATGGTGGGTACTGCAGGTGCACAGTTTCATCTCAGCAGTGAACTGTTGGTGTAGCTAcatattttgcccccccccccctgacaaAATATCACTTTTTGGTTCCCCAGTGGACGAATTTGAACCTGGGCACATAATTTATAATCTTTTATAAATTCAGGGCCCCCAGAATCTGCAGGGCGTCCATGCCCATTTAACGCCCCTGAACCAGTTAcatcaaaaaaaattctttgtTCTCAGGCTGTTCATGGTGCATAAAGTTGATTCTGCTCCACTTACACCTCTGCTCTGGTCCCCAGTGCATAAAGAAAATCAAGAGGGCCGACCGCAGGGGGTCAGAGTCGGTGACAGAGGAGAAGTTCGCCATCCACTTTTCAGGAGATGTTGCCCTCATGGGCTGCGAATTGCCATGCAAAGTGCAGGTCTGGTTCTTCTTAAACAGTGGAAAGAACACATTGTGGATTCCAGACAGCTTGGGTTGTGTAACATGATTGGATATTCCTCTAACCAATCATAGCTATAGTAATGTTCACTCCATGTGCTACTGGAGATGTGCCATTGTATAGAGatggttgtttgtttgtttttcttgtagACTCTGTCTTTCCCCATCGTTGTGATTGTTCACGGCAGTCAAGACATAAACGCCATGGCTACTATCATCTGGGACTGTGCCTTCTCTGACTTTGTGAGTCCCCCAGTTCCTGATAGGAAACCAAAGCCCAGACTGTCTATGGGTCCCCATGGACCGGCTTGGGAATCACTGCCCTATGGGGATAATCTCTCGATTATATGTATTCATATTGCAATTTCTTTCCAGAACTTCTTTCCCTTCTTAGCGATCGCTCCTAATTGCATTCATTTCCCCGCGTCACTCTGCGTTTACATTATCCTTCTGATCATAATGTAGAAGCCCTTTCCACAGGCAGGACAGTGTATTTGTGAATTTGGCTGTTCAATTAAACTGAAAGACACTGAAGAGGAAATGGTCGGATGTCTATAAAGGCCACAGGAAGGCTGATAGTGTGTGGCGTTTGTGTCCCCATGTCTGTCAGGATCGGGTCCCGTTTGTGGTGCCCGACCGGGTGCCTTGGAAGGAGATGTGCATAACCCTGGACAAGAAGTTTATGTCCGAGGTACAAACACAGAGAGGCCTGGACGCCTACAACCACCACTTCCTCGCCCAGAAGATCTTCAACAAGCCCGAGTACAAGGACGACTTCAGCAACATGCTGGTTTCCTGGTCTCAGTTCAACAAGGTATACACCGTCGCTCCAGGAGGCTGCTTCAGTGAATTCTGGATGCGGAAGTGAAATGGTACCACAAGATGGACTGTGATGATCATTTGAATTTATATTCACACTTTATAAATACCTTTATtgtgcccatccatccatccatccatccatccatctttgtaTTCTAGTCACAGTTGTGGGTAGCTGTCTGTCAttctttatctatctatctatctatctatctatctatctatctatctatctgtctgtctgtctgtctgtctgtctgtctgtcttaaataatacaatgtgtACTTCTTAAGTGCATCACCCATCAGATGATGCAGTGCTGCATTGCACTGCGCTGCTACTCATGCGCCTGGCCCTCTGTCCCCATGCTGTGCCACAGGAGATGCTGTCAGGCCGGACCTTCACCTTCTGGCAGTGGTTCGACGGCGTCATGGAGCTTTCAAAGAAGCACCTCCGAAACTACTGGAGTGACGGGTGAGCGCCAGTGTACAGATATCCGGCCGTCTTCCAGTGACCTGGTTGTGGGGGTGCTGGGGCCTATCCCAGGCAACATAGGGCACAGCTCTAGTGTACACACTGGACCGGATTCCACTACATCACGGGACATAATGGGCAACTTAGAGACACCGATTAGCCTGTTGAATCGCGGGGCCTGTTACAACATGCACACTCGACACACAGTAGAGCTGCTTCAAGCCCCCAGCACTGCGGCTGTTATACAGCACTGCTACCCAGTGAGCCATCATCACATCGTGACCTGGAAGTGGTTTACAGTATCAAATTATTTATTCAGATACACAAGTGTGCTTATATACTTGTGATTGGAAAGTTGTGGGACAAATCCAGGGGTGAGCAGAGTGATCTCAGTGTTGAATCCCTGAGCAAGACACATAGCACCAATTGCTCCAGGACCTTGTCGGCCTGCCTTCTTGATTTGACGTCACGTtcgataaaagcatctgttaaatcagTAAGTAAATATCCATTCTCATAGCTCAATAGCAAGAAATGTGTGCGCTTTTTCCAGATTGATATCCGGCTTCATTGGCAAACAGCACCTACACGTAATCTTGCAAGAATGTCCCAATGGCACGTTCCTGCTGCGATTCAGCGACTCTGAGATCGGTGGCATCACCATCGCCTACGTCGCCCAGTCCGAGAGTGAGTCTCGTACACCTGGCCGGAGGACACCGGTCACGTTGGATATCCGCTTCCCCCCTCTTCGTGTCCTTTCCTGTCTCTCACAAGTGTCCTCTGATGACCCTGCTCTTAGCGAGTTGTAATTTCGTCATTATCTCTGAATGTTTAGTTTCAGTTCCGGTTTCTTTTTGTACTTTTGTACCATTTAGTTTCTTTAGACCTCATTTCAGACCAGCAGAGGAactttctgtgtctgtgttcctTTACACTCCCTTCGCTTATCGTCTCCCCGACTACATGGGCTTCTTTCTGTAGCATTTGAAGGAGATTACCTCTTAATGTCTTCTTCTTGCTCGCAATTACACATCTTCTTCAGATGGGGGCAGAAGAGTCCAGAACATTCAGCCGTTCAGTAAGAAGGACCTGGAGATCAGATGCCTTGGGGACCGCATTCGAGACATTGAGGCTATCACAGTCCTGTACCCCAATTTTCTTAAAAATGAAGTCTTTAAAAAATACTACACAGGTATGTCCAAAAGACACACATATTAGAATGTTATCACTTTTGCAATGCATAGTGATAGATCTATGATATCCATTTCATGGTTGGCACggtggcatggtggttagcactgttgcatcacacctctggaaccaagCTCTGCCCCAGCTTAACatgtgtggagattgcatgttcttcccgtgttgtcatggggttctcTGAATTTTCCATTTTCCCCACAGAGTCTAAAATCATGCTAAGGTGAATTGCCAAATTGtatgtaggtgtgaatggtgtgtgtgccctgcgatggttggtgccccatcttgggttgctcCTTGTCTTGTGCCTGGACCTTCCAgtataggctccagacctccgTGACCCTGTATAGGACAAGCTGAAATGTTTGACCAGTGGTGAAAGACTCATTAcactaattaattttttttgtggaGTTTTGTAAAATAATTGTTTGGTGTTTGATTGCTCAGATGAGCAGAAGATGGAGGGCCGTGGATACATTGGGGTTTCAATTCGGACCAAAGTTGAGTGAGTTGAACAGTCGGCATGCTCCAACACTTTGACCTCTGTTAACATGGACGCCTGTCCAGTGAATTACACGCAACTTGATATCATTTGGTGAAGGACCATATTAATACGTGTGTTTTATTCTCTTCACTTTTTCTCAGGGACCCAACCGCACACCCCCCCTTGGACCCCCAACAGGAAATCGCCCTTGCCCCCAGTCTGTCCCCCTATCCTCCAGACAATGTCTATCCGTAAGTCACCCCTTCGCATGGCCTGCACATGGGACGTCCACACATAGGCACAGTATCACAATCTTTGAACCTTTCTTCCCTTAGACCTGAAGCTCCACCTCCTCAACCAGACCCATCAATATTTTACCCAGGGTGAGTGGGTGTTTTTGTAGCCTGAAATAAAACTCTGCATGCCCAGCACAATACAGTACAGTATTGCTTAAAACCTTCCAGAGTCAGGAAAGTGTGAGTTTGTGTAGAAaagcctcccagctcccaagcaAAAATGTCTACCGTCTGTGGGTCTCcatggaccggattgggaaacactggtgtatTGTAAAGaaacaatatactgtatatactgctATAAGGGAATCACTGCTATACATTGTTAATCCCagagttgttttttttgtccatGTTCTGTTGTTTGTGTTCTGTTGATGTTTCAATGTGAATTTCAAGGAATTGTACAAAACAATTGCCCATCGTACACTTCAGCCAACAGCCTCCCTATCAAAATGATACCGGAGGGGCATTTGTGCCATATTCAGGGCCCTTCACTGACCCGGAGGGCAACAGCATCTTCTCTCCAGCAAACACGTGAGTGGAACCTCCATCAGTAGGATGTAGTCTATATGACAATGATCTCCTCTAATGGTTTAAAAACCTGTAACGCTAGTGTGACACCGTTCACATTTCTCGTGATAGCTAGGGGTCTCTTAACACTAcctggtttttatttttttgtgtgtcccAGGACACCAAGCCCTGGACCATCTCTGCATGACATGGACCTTGAATTCCCTATGCTCGACCCAGACATGTACGGAgttccacctgttgccatgACTACAATCGGTTCACCTTTGgaccaaacaaaaacaaattccGCTTCAAAGTTCTAAATTCCCATGCACTGCAAGTGAAGAGATTTTTTATACAGTGCAAAGGAGAGCACGGCTTTAAGTGATTCCATTACAGCTGTGAACACAGAACTGCTATTTTAGTGTTTATATCTCCTCCATCAGGTGGAATGTTTTTTTTAGACCATAATATCACAAACTGTTTGGAAATTGTATGTGGGGTGATTCTCAGCACGGTACACTAAGGACATAGTGCAGCTACTGCCCTCCACAAACCTGTTGGAATCCACACACAgtaaacaaaacagaaggttgatTTACCAGCCAGTGGAGAAGGTGATCTGAAACCCTTTCTCATAGGTggggagataaatgattttttttttttaaaaaaaagaaagaaaaagaaaagaatgcACAAGGAGATTTTTTGAATTTATATAGTTTCAGGATTTATGTTATACATCCATATTGTCTGTCCTCTGATACATTTTTCTGTATATTAAATTCTGAGGTATTAATTCTCCTTTGTATCTTTTTGTATTATGAAATAATAGTATTGAACCAATGCTGGCCTTGTAAATTACTCAGGATAATACcatctgcaaaaaaataaataacattcaCATATCATGGTTGTGTCTCACGTCCCTCATTAACAGTGCAGCAGTTCGGTTTGTTGGTAGATAAACAGTGGGTAAAACTCCGGGAGAAACACACCTGAAGCTATGAAAGTAGCCATGGAATAGAGGTGTCTGAGTGACCCGCTCGGCTGCCCTTCTGAGGGGTATGCGTGAAATTATTTAGTTTCTATCGCAGATTCAAATTCAGCAAgaatttatgttcttatgtcacTGAATTTACTTCACAAACGGCGCATTTCACTCTGAGTGTTTAAGTTTCTTTATTTCTTAAAATTCTATACAAAGTCAAGACagcttgtttgtttagtttttcttctgcttatttctgcttACAAAGAAATACAGTAAATCCCATTTTAGGTACATGATATTTGTTTCTAAACACATGTTGTGTCTTCCGGTTCGTATGCATGTTGAAAGTACAGCTTTTTGACAGGTAAAATCACATTCCAGTGATGAAACAGAGTTTTTGTAAGGTAACGACAGCTGCAAATAtaatcggggagggggggcggtatTTCTGTGTTGCGTAATAATAATGACATTTCCGAAGTCGCTCCGGAAAGCAATTGTGTCGCTGTTGAATGCTAGTTCCAGTTCTTACGCGTTTTCTACTGTCTCACTGTATGTATCTGTATCGCACAGACAGCTCTCCACAGTCACATGCAAagcagtgcttatgaaatcaAAATGACATTCAAAAAATAAGTGCCGGGGTTTATAGGTGGATTTAGGTATTACATCTAAattactgttgttgttgttactgtCATAGTAAAAATAACTGAAAGCTGAAAGGGCACTTGAAATTTGGCAGGATATACTGGAAAAAACACCACTGCACTTTGTCAAGCAACATATTAGTAGCCGAGCATGATAC is a window from the Brienomyrus brachyistius isolate T26 chromosome 8, BBRACH_0.4, whole genome shotgun sequence genome containing:
- the stat6 gene encoding signal transducer and activator of transcription 6 isoform X1; the protein is MAQWEKVKSLPPQSLSELYPAEFPMEVRYYLARWIEDQPWEKFNVDDPSQEPQALQILEQIISFLQGIAQHNVNVVERLRLQHIGTKMSEFQSQPLLLVKTVQNILRKERDLLSQMAVTSHQNPPQPCPPASSPHGTGVPGREDGPQDLTVLIMKITKIREELHLLKSEMLKVQESELPEQVKKTQIHKMEFSGQAGSLKRIQMLQEAIHGLDHYQVHQLHKIQTWRRDQHLATIGGPLNEDLGPLQTWCEHLLGINMKLREEVLLAVQDCIGAEIIRECQERLDVLLQTLIQSSLIVDKQPPQVVKTHSKFSTSVRLLLGEKMAPGRPVHLKAQIITEVQARNLVQMGAMPSENVGELVSNTAVMEHNAANKSTCAIFRNMCIKKIKRADRRGSESVTEEKFAIHFSGDVALMGCELPCKVQTLSFPIVVIVHGSQDINAMATIIWDCAFSDFDRVPFVVPDRVPWKEMCITLDKKFMSEVQTQRGLDAYNHHFLAQKIFNKPEYKDDFSNMLVSWSQFNKEMLSGRTFTFWQWFDGVMELSKKHLRNYWSDGLISGFIGKQHLHVILQECPNGTFLLRFSDSEIGGITIAYVAQSENGGRRVQNIQPFSKKDLEIRCLGDRIRDIEAITVLYPNFLKNEVFKKYYTDEQKMEGRGYIGVSIRTKVEDPTAHPPLDPQQEIALAPSLSPYPPDNVYPPEAPPPQPDPSIFYPGNCTKQLPIVHFSQQPPYQNDTGGAFVPYSGPFTDPEGNSIFSPANTTPSPGPSLHDMDLEFPMLDPDMYGVPPVAMTTIGSPLDQTKTNSASKF
- the stat6 gene encoding signal transducer and activator of transcription 6 isoform X2 → MAQWEKVKSLPPQSLSELYPAEFPMEVRYYLARWIEDQPWEKFNVDDPSQEPQALQILEQIISFLQGIAQHNVNVVERLRLQHIGTKMSEFQSQPLLLVKTVQNILRKERDLLSQMAVTSHQNPPQPCPPASSPHGTGVPGREDGPQDLTVLIMKITKIREELHLLKSEMLKVQESELPEQVKKTQIHKMEFSGQAGSLKRIQMLQEAIHGLDHYQVHQLHKIQTWRRDQHLATIGGPLNEDLGPLQTWCEHLLGINMKLREEVLLAVQDCIGAEIIRECQERLDVLLQTLIQSSLIVDKQPPQVVKTHSKFSTSVRLLLGEKMAPGRPVHLKAQIITEVQARNLVQMGAMPSENVGELVSNTAVMEHNAANKSTCAIFRNMCIKKIKRADRRGSESVTEEKFAIHFSGDVALMGCELPCKVQTLSFPIVVIVHGSQDINAMATIIWDCAFSDFDRVPFVVPDRVPWKEMCITLDKKFMSEVQTQRGLDAYNHHFLAQKIFNKPEYKDDFSNMLVSWSQFNKEMLSGRTFTFWQWFDGVMELSKKHLRNYWSDGLISGFIGKQHLHVILQECPNGTFLLRFSDSEIGGITIAYVAQSENGGRRVQNIQPFSKKDLEIRCLGDRIRDIEAITVLYPNFLKNEVFKKYYTDEQKMEGRGYIGVSIRTKVEDPTAHPPLDPQQEIALAPSLSPYPPDNVYPPEAPPPQPDPSIFYPGQQPPYQNDTGGAFVPYSGPFTDPEGNSIFSPANTTPSPGPSLHDMDLEFPMLDPDMYGVPPVAMTTIGSPLDQTKTNSASKF